ACAATGCCCGCTCAGGCAGGATGCCGCTTGACCTGAAATCGCTTGCCACCGGAATCTATCTTGTACGGCTGGAAAGCCCAGCAGGCTCGGCAACTCAGAAACTGGTTATCAACCGCTAAAGGCTAATAAGAAGATACATCAGGGGGTCTTTTAGATCCCCTTTTATTTTTCCCTTTCCAGGCGGTAAAGCTCTTCGTCAGAAAGCCCGAAGTAATGACCAATCTCGTGAATCGTTACCCGGCGCACCAATTCTCTTATCTCCTCTTCATTCTGGCACCGAGCTTCAATCGGCTTTTGAAAGATGATAATGGTATCGGGCAGGACATTGCCATAAAATGGTCCGCGGCGGTTATAAGGAACGCCCTGATAAACACCAAGGATTGACCAGGGGTCTCTCTTAAGGTTTTCTGTTAGTTCTGGTGGCGCCAGAGGCAGAACCATCACACTGAGGTTTTTTAGCCTCTTGGAAAAGAACTCGGGCAGGTTTTTAACCTCCTCTTCCACCAACTGGAGAAACCTTGCGCTATCCAAGGGGCTATCTCGGTCCAAAAAGAGCGGTGCCGATGCGGATGATGGTCGCACCCTCTTCAATGCCAATGATAAAATCTGAACTCATTCCCATTGAGAGATGGGGGAGGGCGATGCCAAAACGGTCTTGCGCCTCTGACCGTAACCGGGCAAGGAGTTGAAAACAGGCTCTTGAAGCCTCTGGCTCTTCCACCGCCAGACCTGGACCAATGGTCATCAGTCCCTGAAGTTGGAGGCGGGGAAGTTTTAGCACCTCTTCTATCAAGTCAAAAAGACCCTCAGGCTGGACACCATGCTTTGTCGGTTCGCCAGATGTGTTGACCTCAATCAGAATCGGAATGTTCTTGTTTTGCTGTTCGCAGCGGCGCTGAATCTCAAGGGCAAGATGCAGGGAGTCCACGCTCTCAATGATGTGAAAGAGTTCCAGTGCCTTTTTCACCTTATTCGTCTGGAGATTGCCAACAAGATGCCATTCAACTGAAGCATTTATCTGGGGAATTTTTGCCTGCGCCTCCTGGACCCGGTTTTCACCGAAACAGGTTATGCCTGCTTGAATCGCCGCAACAATCATTTCGACCGGCTTGTTTTTTGACACCGCCACCAGTTTGATTTCATCAGGGTTGCGGTTGACCTTTTCGCAGGCGGTTTTGATGCGCTCTTTTACAAGGCGCAGGTTCTCAGCAATACTCATTTTTTAAATTATAAAATGCCCAAGACAGGAATCAAGGGAAATGGATAATTCAGGGCTTGACTTAATAGAGGGTAATGTGATACTGAAAAGAGATGGCACCAAAAGCAAAAAGGAAGAGAAGGAATCAGCACTGGTGGCAATTGGTGGTAATATTTTCTCTTGCGCTTTTGGTGCGCATCCTTTATCTTTTGCAGGCACGGCAGAATGACCCGCTCTTCTTTTCACCGCAGATGGATAGCCTTTACCATCATCAGTGGGCTCTGGCAATTGCCCGCAATGCTGATTTATTCAGGATGCCTATTTCCGCGCACCGCTTTATCCATTTTTCCTCGGCTTAATCTATAAGGTTTTTGGTGTCAATCTCTTTATTGCCCGGTTAATTCAGGCGGTCTTGGGCAGTGTTAGTTGTGTGCTTTTGTGCCTTATCGGCAGAAAAATCTTTGACGGGCGCAGTGGTTTTATTGCCGGGCTTTTGATGGCATTTTACCCCTTGTTCATCTACTTTGATGGCGAACTTCTTATCCCGGTTCTTTTGGTCTTCCTTTTGCTCGGCGGTTTTCTCTTCTTTTGCCACCGAGATGAGAAATGGTTTTATCTGCCCCTTGCCGGTCTTTTCTTTGGTCTGGGCGCAATTGCCCGTCCGAATGTGCTTTTGTTTGTATTTGTCTTGCCAATATGGTTCTTTTTTCAGAACCGCAAGGGGTGGCTCAGACGCAGCGCAATATTTCTCGGTGCTGCTTTTGTCCCGATTTTACCGGTAACCGCGCGCAACTATGTCAAAAGCAAAAGTTTTGTCCTTATTGCCTGGCAGGCAGGGACAAACTTTTATATCGGCAACAATGAGTATTCTGACGGCACGACCGCAATTGTTCCTGGCACCAGGGGAACCTGGTGGGGTGGCTATAATGATGTCAAGAGAATTGCCGAGAGCGAAGCGGGCAGACAGCTCAGGGGTTATGAGATT
The DNA window shown above is from candidate division WOR-3 bacterium and carries:
- a CDS encoding metallopeptidase family protein — its product is MALKRVRPSSASAPLFLDRDSPLDSARFLQLVEEEVKNLPEFFSKRLKNLSVMVLPLAPPELTENLKRDPWSILGVYQGVPYNRRGPFYGNVLPDTIIIFQKPIEARCQNEEEIRELVRRVTIHEIGHYFGLSDEELYRLEREK
- a CDS encoding YggS family pyridoxal phosphate-dependent enzyme — protein: MSIAENLRLVKERIKTACEKVNRNPDEIKLVAVSKNKPVEMIVAAIQAGITCFGENRVQEAQAKIPQINASVEWHLVGNLQTNKVKKALELFHIIESVDSLHLALEIQRRCEQQNKNIPILIEVNTSGEPTKHGVQPEGLFDLIEEVLKLPRLQLQGLMTIGPGLAVEEPEASRACFQLLARLRSEAQDRFGIALPHLSMGMSSDFIIGIEEGATIIRIGTALFGPR